One Psychrobacillus glaciei genomic region harbors:
- a CDS encoding mechanosensitive ion channel, whose product MLDYFYWRETLSFLPEFLLALLVLLIGFFVAKFLENVTHRLLRKFQVNERLGNTKSKWTVEKIISKVVFIIVLLLVFVLFFNILNLNTMATPFVSMYSGLTAAFLNILKAGLILLFAWILATLVKKVIIMSGNKLKLHKYVGKVGVNATTVNQVKWTDTAANVAYYLIFLLFIPAVLNALGINGLSGPFEGMIVSFFNFVPKLISAALVFVIGWFVAKLVRNLIEKFLESAGADRLAERLKISTLFEGTSISKVVGIIAFVLIMIPVSITALELLDLQGISGPAIAMLRDILEMLPKIAVAIVLVLVGIVAARWVKHLVVSLLEKMGVDSIFGKMGFNTNLGSAPSFAKLIGTVVQIVIILLFVVEALQLLELEFMVVLATAIFAYLPSVIAAIIILAVGFWLANMVEKLVGSLMSHASGTPHFLRYVAKYAIIAFAFFMALDQLGIAASIINSAFILILGGAALAFGLAFGLGGREHASRYLSKMEKSLEEVEVTKGKFEKQKEKMKESVKEDYKKTKDVERSLRGNTPHVDEVKPTNEMVDTNLGDDEALDTGYNIPSTDDLYPFDDISPNDERKD is encoded by the coding sequence ACTTTGTCATTTTTACCCGAATTTTTATTAGCTTTATTAGTTTTATTAATTGGGTTTTTTGTTGCAAAATTTCTGGAGAATGTGACGCATAGATTGTTGCGGAAATTCCAAGTCAATGAACGATTAGGAAATACGAAGTCTAAATGGACAGTCGAGAAAATTATTAGCAAAGTAGTTTTTATCATCGTACTCTTACTTGTGTTTGTTTTATTTTTTAATATTCTAAACTTGAATACGATGGCAACACCTTTTGTTTCGATGTACTCTGGTTTAACTGCAGCTTTCTTAAATATTTTAAAAGCAGGATTAATTTTATTATTTGCTTGGATCTTAGCGACATTAGTGAAGAAAGTAATTATTATGTCTGGAAACAAGTTGAAATTACATAAGTATGTAGGAAAAGTTGGTGTTAATGCTACAACAGTAAATCAAGTTAAATGGACGGATACGGCTGCAAATGTGGCTTATTATCTCATTTTTTTGTTATTCATTCCTGCAGTATTAAATGCACTTGGAATTAATGGATTGAGTGGACCATTTGAAGGAATGATTGTTAGTTTCTTTAACTTTGTTCCAAAGTTAATCTCCGCAGCACTTGTTTTTGTAATTGGTTGGTTTGTTGCTAAACTTGTTCGAAATTTAATAGAGAAATTTTTGGAATCTGCTGGAGCCGATCGATTAGCAGAAAGGTTGAAAATTTCAACACTTTTTGAAGGTACTAGTATTTCGAAAGTTGTGGGAATCATCGCTTTTGTGTTAATTATGATTCCAGTTTCAATTACCGCACTTGAACTTTTAGATTTACAGGGTATTTCGGGCCCGGCTATTGCAATGTTACGTGATATTTTAGAGATGTTGCCTAAAATTGCTGTTGCAATTGTGCTTGTTCTAGTGGGAATAGTTGCTGCTAGATGGGTGAAGCATCTCGTTGTTTCATTACTTGAAAAAATGGGAGTAGACTCGATATTCGGGAAAATGGGCTTCAACACTAATTTAGGAAGTGCTCCATCTTTTGCGAAATTAATAGGTACAGTGGTGCAAATTGTCATTATTTTATTGTTTGTGGTTGAAGCTCTTCAATTATTGGAGCTAGAATTTATGGTTGTTTTGGCAACGGCTATTTTTGCATACCTACCTTCTGTTATTGCAGCAATAATTATTTTAGCTGTCGGTTTTTGGTTAGCGAATATGGTAGAGAAATTAGTCGGAAGCTTAATGAGTCATGCTTCAGGGACTCCTCATTTTTTACGTTATGTAGCTAAATATGCAATTATAGCATTTGCATTCTTTATGGCTTTGGATCAACTAGGAATTGCTGCATCCATTATTAACTCCGCATTCATCTTAATACTAGGCGGAGCGGCTCTGGCATTTGGACTAGCATTTGGGCTTGGTGGAAGAGAGCATGCCTCACGGTACTTAAGTAAGATGGAAAAAAGCTTGGAAGAAGTAGAAGTGACAAAAGGAAAGTTTGAGAAGCAAAAAGAGAAGATGAAAGAGTCAGTAAAGGAAGATTACAAAAAAACTAAAGATGTGGAACGAAGCTTGAGAGGCAATACTCCTCATGTGGATGAAGTGAAGCCTACGAACGAAATGGTGGATACGAATCTAGGAGATGACGAAGCTTTGGATACAGGCTATAATATTCCATCGACAGATGATTTGTATCCTTTTGACGATATTTCACCAAATGATGAAAGAAAAGATTAA